A genomic segment from Aegilops tauschii subsp. strangulata cultivar AL8/78 chromosome 1, Aet v6.0, whole genome shotgun sequence encodes:
- the LOC109755922 gene encoding uncharacterized protein yields the protein MAALRHAGRRLCERALQRGGPQVIPSGRRSMFISIGGKPKPTTAAAQEELKMQFQKKKEELFDVLVELSRTRTYPNLSWEALQVNQLATRLVGKVEPRPGDYYWRSYRLQGRLSTFLVSYLFLHFVYMEHFWIPKKQREDGATSNNGEAKILPDSDENQIRT from the exons ATGGCGGCACTCCGGCACGCGGGGAGGAGGCTCTGCGAGCGGGCGCTCCAGCGAGGTGGACCCCAGGTGATTCCGTCTGGCCGCCGGTCCATGTTCATCTCCATCGGTGGCAAG CCTAAACCTACGACTGCGGCGGCTCAGGAGGAGCTGAAAATGCAGTtccagaaaaagaaagaagagttGTTCGATGTGCTGGTGGAGTTGTCAAGGACACGCACGTACCCAAATCTCTCCTGGGAGGCTCTCCAGGTTAATCAGCTCGCCACTCGACTTGTTGGCAAGGTGGAGCCTAGGCCTGGTGACTACTACTG GCGCAGTTATCGACTACAAGGCAGACTCAGCACCTTCTTGGTTTCGTACTTGTTTCTGCATTTTGTATATATGGAACACTTCTGGATACCCAAGAAGCAGAGAGAAGATGGCGCCACAAGCAACAACGGTGAAGCCAAGATCCTCCCCGACAGCGACGAGAACCAAATAAGGACATGA